The Helianthus annuus cultivar XRQ/B chromosome 16, HanXRQr2.0-SUNRISE, whole genome shotgun sequence genome includes a window with the following:
- the LOC110917490 gene encoding quinone oxidoreductase, with product MVKAIRVYEYGGIEVMKWEDVELGEPKSGEIKVKNKAIGVNHTDVYARRGAAESFNVPLPFTPGCEAAGVVTAVGPGVTTCKVGDMVALAAGWHTPAYAEEMVLSADRVVAVPPSIDPIVAAAAIFKGLTAEVLVRRCFKVGPGHTILFHAAAGGVGSLACQWANALGATVIGTVSTKEKAVLAKEDGCHHVIIHKEENFVDRVMEITSGKGVDVVYDSVGKDTFRGSLACLKVRGYMVAFGMASGEHEPLRFIQAAQKSIYYTAVTTYSYIVQREELLAASKEVFSNIENGALRVRLYQTYPLSQVAQAHLDMESRKSTGSIVLVADA from the exons ATGGTTAAAGCAATTAGAGTTTATGAATATGGTGGCATTGAG GTGATGAAATGGGAAGATGTGGAGTTAGGGGAACCGAAAAGCGGAGAAATCAAAGTGAAAAACAAGGCGATTGGGGTAAACCATACGGATGTTTATGCGCGTAGAGGTGCAGCAGAATCTTTCAATGTGCCATTGCCGTTCACACCAG GTTGTGAGGCAGCTGGAGTTGTAACAGCAGTGGGCCCTGGAGTCACTACCTGCAAAGTTGGAGATATGGTGGCTCTTGCTGCGGGTTGGCACACGCCTGCTTATGCTGAAGAAATGGTACTTTCTGCGGATAGAGTTGTAGCAGTTCCGCCTTCTATAGATCCTATTGTAGCAGCTGCTGCAATCTTTAAGGGATTGACGGCTGAAGTTTTGGTCAGGCGTTGCTTTAAG GTTGGACCTGGACATACAATCCTTTTCCATGCTGCAGCAGGAGGTGTTGGATCTTTGGCGTGCCAATGGGCAAACGCGCTTGGAGCCACGGTTATCGGGACTGTTTCAACAAAAGAGAAAGCGGTTCTAGCAAAGGAAGATGGTTGCCACCATGTCATCATCCACAAAGAAGAAAACTTTGTTGATCGCGTTATGGAGATCACATCAGGAAAAGGAGTTGATGTAGTATATGACTCTGTTGGGAAGGACACATTTAGG GGCTCGTTGGCGTGCTTAAAGGTCCGTGGGTACATGGTGGCATTTGGGATGGCATCAGGTGAACACGAACCTCTAAGATTCATACAAGCGGCACAAAAATCAATTTACTACACTGCTGTAACAACATATTCTTACATAGTACAACGAGAGGAGCTTCTTGCAGCTTCAAAAGAAGTATTTTCTAATATCGAAAATGGAGCTCTGCGAGTTCGTTTATACCAGACATATCCTCTGTCACAAGTAGCGCAAGCCCATTTAGACATGGAGAGTCGAAAATCCACTGGTTCAATCGTGTTGGTAGCCGATGCCTAA
- the LOC110916905 gene encoding uncharacterized protein LOC110916905 — translation MISRRNYYTRNKLLKGYCRMGYGELFEAKIKLVELGFSRDAVIQALKLFDGNEEQAAGYLLPLEKLFQNLIWILTKMMWKAGVPAMDRSSIYMLTSMCVSSLSQSTRMSMC, via the exons ATGATCAGCCGAAGGAACTA CTATACTAGAAACAAGCTTCTAAAAGGCTATTGCAGAATGGGATACGG GGAGCTATTTGAAGCCAAAATCAAGCTTGTTGAACTCGGGTTCAGTAGAGATGCAGTTATACAAGCTTTGAAGCTTTTTGATGGTAATGAAGAACAAGCAGCTGGATATCTTCTACCTCTGGAAAA GTTGTTCCAAAATTTGATTTGGATATTAACTAAGATGATGTGGAAGGCGGGTGTTCCAGCTATGGACAGATCAAGCATATATATGTTGACAAGTATGTGTGTAAGTTCTTTATCTCAGTCTACTAGAATGAGCATGTGTTAG